The sequence TGCGTCTTCAGAACAAGTCCAATCTCTGAGGAGAGATGCAACACCTTCTCCATCACCTGCTCAGCTTTCTGCCTGGAAAACACTCAGCAGAAGCTGCGTTCAAGGGAAATGGGACATTCTGCTGTTTGTGGCTGTTTGAAACGCTTCATCAGAACAAAGTCTGTGTGTCTGTTCTGGTGAGACGATCCAAAGTgggattaaatgtgtttggtgTTGGAATAAGGAgcagttctgctgtgttttccaCAGGCTGCATGAGTCACAGCAGCAAGACGAGCAACAATCAGTTCATTTCAAGCTGCTGGTGAATCTGACCTCAGATCTGTAGAGcatgtttattcacagcaggaCGCTGACATGAAGGTTTCCTCTCTTCAGCAGAACAAAGCCAGGTTCTGTGGAGAGCCACAGCTTCTGGGTTTGGATATTCAGTCACACTTTACTGCTGCTGTCTGCAAACTGAAGCAAAAAGAGTTCAAGATCaactgaattaaaatgaaaagcagcaaaaatcagctttaaatccCTGCAGTTCTGGTCCAAAAGCAAATGGAAAGCGTTGAGCTGCTCAGAGTTTCAAAGTGTTTGGGTCAGAAAATATCTGAaatacagaaaagtaaaaaaaaaaaaaaaaaaaaaaaaaaaaaaaaaatcaatagctaaaaaatatttaatgccaacagaaaaataaaataaataaagtaactcaGTGGGTAGAAACAGTGTCTCACTTTAATACTAagtctttatttattgaaaatacGTTATCAAAAATATTAGATTTAGGTCATAATCGTATAAATCTGTAACACATCATTCAATAAAACACCATAAATTCACATTATATCTCTCTTTATTACAGATTTTGCTGCTAAACACATCGTGTAAATTTTAAGtttcaaataaaactatattGTACAGCAGCATTGTCCTTTTTACTGAAATACTAATTAGACTTGtggtgattttgttgttttgaggttatttaccttaaagatgttttaaattaatgattaaacataataaaacattcAAAGCAAAATCATTCTAAGATGAGAAATTTACAATATTAGATGATATCTGTTGTCTCATGTGTGTCTGGACTCAACAAAACGGGTCCAAACCAGAACCGGATCAAAGAACTGGTTCCACTTTTTAAACCTGGGGaatcatttgacattttattgctgagttcacagtttttgctgctaaaagcaacaaggaggaaaaacagcaaatattctggtgctgatcagctggtttagaaaacaatgttgagaaatgaacaaacccaacagaaccagaacatcaattctgaagaaaaacaagtgcTAAAATTCTCTGACTATTGATTTCTGTGCAGTttagacataaaacaaaaacgatcaagaaaataatctgctggagatttaaaaaccagaaTCAAACTCACTGAACCTTCAGTGGATTCTGTCTATTTGGGTTtacagaactcagcagaacctcTAGGATAAACATAAACTCCAGCATGTAGCGGCTGAGTgaaggtggtctggactctgtggaggagagtcatggtttcagagacgctgtagaaggacagaatacctgctctgtgatccaggtacactcctactctggaggaaccaggacctGAGATGGAGGTCCAGATGTTGTTGTGACCAAATATATAACCTCCTTGGTAACAATCTAATGCCCAAGATTTGTCATTACGTCCAAATCTACATTCATtccctcctcctgctctgctgatATTCTTGTATGCGACTGCTACATAAactctccctctcctctccacctcccagtaacaacgtccagtcagactctctctactcagAACCTGAGGATAACcagtgaatctgtctggatgactagAATAAGACTGAGGTTGTTTCATcaatgtcaccttcctgttcccctctgatagtaacagatcactgtttgctgtgtttggatccagtgtgatttcacatgaatatctcaagaatccagctctgctctttggttctggttctgacagtgaaacatccacctcagtgagtctcagtgagatgtttgtccatgcgtctctcaggatgtcctgtagttgatctctgagctctgacacagctgctgtcacatcctcaaagtagctcagaggacggatcttgatgctggatgagtgtgtagactcactgagtgctgacagtgaggggtagttgtggagaaactggttgtgatcctctgtgtctgagagctgcttcagctcagcgtctttcctcttcagctcagtgatctcctgctccagcttctcctgaagctctttgactcgactcccttcagtttcctgctgggatctgatctgctgcttcacatcagagcttcttttctggatgagacggatcagctgagtgaagatcttctcactgtcctccactgttttatcagcagagtgcttgatggcctccagctcctgttgaagcagcttcacatctttctctctgtcctggattctctgctggatgttttctcgtctcacctccagctctctctgcctctcagtcctttctgctgcagctgacactgtgtcgtggcctttatgttcatccacagagcagagataacagatacacttctgatcagtacgacagaacatcttcatcacctcatcatgacgagagcagatgttctcctggaggttcttggagggctccaccagcttgtgtttcttaaatgcagctgaatcataatgaggctgaaggtgtttctcacagaaagaggccagacagactaaacaggacttgatggctttcagttttcttccagagcagaaatcacaggccacatcttcaggtccagcatagcagagatcagcaggagcagcttggagtccagtcttcttcagctgctccactaaagctgctaacatggtgtttttcttcagaacgGGCCTCGGTGTGAAGGTCTccctgcactgagggcagctgtggattcctttgtgatcctcttcatcccagaagtttttaatacacttcatacagtagctgtgtccacagggaatagtcaccggatccttcagtagatccagacagatcgaacaggacaaggtttctcggtccagctggttctgctccatttctcctctcggtcacagtgactgtgtgagtttcatttcctgaaaacagcaacagctcTGAGCTCTGATCTACGAATCAcgtgtcagagcagagaggctgcagccaatcagctttcacctccagcagatgttgctccacccatagacataatataagagtagaccccgcattgactgtcgcagCACAGGAATTACggcagccatcttggggcggtcgaacTTCTACCTTATCCTGCTGATTTAAGCTGGTCAGACGAaggatgcctcagcactgtgcggcatttttctgtttgaatcgacggactattgacgtcagggctcgagagATAACTTTCCACAAGTAAGATGAACATATATCgtttatattttttgattagaatgtgatttatctctatttttgtcCACCAACAAAAATCAAGCTAGCTAACGTTTGGTGCTGGTGTCGTGCCAAACGTGTTACTCCCGACAAAATAGGCTAATTTAAATAATGTAAGACTTCATGTAATGACAAAAGATCTCAGATATTTCCCAGCATTGATTTAGATTAACTGATGCAGGAAGGCAattcaagaaataaaacaaatattcttGTGGTAACATTTACTAGTAAATTACATACACATTGATGTTATAACTGCATTATTTACATGTAATTCACCCTATCAAAAGTATAACACCTCTGATATCTCATAGCCAGCTTGAAATCCAGacaacagaacatcagaccagaAGACTTTTCAAGCTTACTCACATCTTCAGCAGTTTTTGTTCATCTCAACAGATATATATCAAAATCTCTTGCTGAAGTAACGTAGTAAGACATTTCTAACTTTGAAAATAGTAAAataggaagaaaataaaaaagaggagTGTCTACATAAAACACTGTACAAAAGATGTCAATGTTATTTTCTTCAATTTACAAATCGTTTGTTCTGTTATGAAGGTTTCCCAAAGACAAAGATATGAGAAAGAAGTGGGAAGTTTCTACAAGGAGAGAGGGATTCACTGCAAGTAATACTTCCGTGCTTTGCAGTGAGCATTTTAAAGAAGAAGATTTTGACAGGACAGGTCAGATTGTCCGACTAAAAGATAATGTTGTTCCATCAGAATTCAACTTCCCTGCTCACCTCCAAAAAGTAGGTGTATCCCTATAAGTCTATTGCTTTccataaatatacatattttattatcatttacAAGACAGACTGTGGTATTTATCCCTatatttgtttacatatacaagtACCTATAAACTGTAAAGTTAATCTTCATAATGCTTCTTCATTTTAGCCGGTAAAGGTCAGGACAACACTAACTTCCAGAAGAACTGAAGCTAGCCATTCTACGGTCAATCAAGATGACCAAGAAACATTTACTCCACAGCCTCAACCTAATGATGTGAGTATTTCTATTGTAAACATTATGTAATGATGCTCATGGTCTTATTAAAATCTCACTTGTTTGTTTCTGCTCATATTAAACACACTGACAAATAAAAGCGTACACACAAATGAAGACACAAGCAGCCACAGTGGTGctactttatgaaataatgtgAGTTACACTGTAGTTATGCCAAAGTCATGTGTAAGAAGTTTATCCCTTTGTCTAATAGGATCATTGCTGTGCCTTGCCGGCTTCTCGTACCGCGCTCACAGCCAAACTGAAGGAAGCCTTGGCAAGAGTGGAATGTCTGGAgcgggaaaagaaaaacagcatgaCCAGAGAAAAGAGGGCAAAGACCACAATTAGGTGTCTTTTGGGGGATTTGAAGGAAAAGAACCTCATTAACGAAGAGCTCAAAGAGAGGCTTGAATTCTACTCAGGTAAGAAGTAAACACACATCTTACTCTTACtccttttttatctttcttaGCTATATAAAGGAGAGTCTGTtaatttttgcccttaaaatttTAGATCTTCAGATTGACTTTATGAAAAATAAGGTCCATGAGTACACAAAGGAGCACAGAGAGTTTGCCCTCACACTCCATCTGCATGGCCCAAAGGCATATAAATACCTAAGGGAGATTCAAAAATTTCCCCTTCCACATCCACATACATTACAAAGGTAGCTCGATGTTGTCCGGTtgatatttttctatattttaacttttttatttacttatacaATGCGTTACATTGCTACTTCTACACTTTTTACAGGTGGCTGTGTTCAGTGGATGACAAGCCTGGGTTGAACAAAATGATGCTGGATATGCTGGAGAAAAGATGCCAGGGAGACCAGGCTAAATATGGATTTGTTGCACTGATGTTGGATGCCATGGCAATCAAGAAACACGTGCAATATAATCCCCATACCCAGTCAATGTCTGGTTTTGTCAACCTGGGGGATGGAAGCAACGAGACTGATGTTGCTGCTGAGGCTCTTGTGTTCTTGGTGGTTGGCTTGCAAGGACATTGGAAGGCTCCAATTTCATACTACCTGACCAACTCCCTGTCACCAGAAACACAAAGGGTCCTTCTCACTCATGCATTGGAGGAGCTGCATGCGCGGGGCATTCGGGTGCTATGTGTAACAATGGATGGGCATGCCTCCAACATCAGCATGTGCAACCAACTTGGATGTGAGCTCAAGGGAAACCCACGAGAGCCCCTTAAAACAAGTTTTCCACATCCGGCATCTGGTGAGAAAGTATTTGTAATGATGGACGCATGCCATATGCTGAAGTTGGCACGTAATATGTTGCAGGTAAATACTAATCTTTTTACACCTACTTGTATAAGTCAATTTATGTCTGTCTATTAATTTGCACAGTTGAGACTGGATGTAATGATCAACAATTTGCCGTTTGTACTTATCTGAGAGGTGACACATTCCTACTTTGCAGGCGTATAGCCCAATAACAACAACCACCGGTCAGATCGATTGGAGGCACATCAATCATCTCaataatgtgcaaaaaaaagatGGACTGCATGCTGCCAACAAAATTACAGACAAGCATGTGTACTTTGAGAACCACAAAATGAGGGTGTCCCTGGCTGCACAAACACTGAGTCGCTCTGTGTCGGTGGCCCTCCGCACTATGACGGATCTTGGGTACACACAGTTTAAAAATTGTGAGGCAACAGCTGAATTTATTGAGGTAATGTAATTATTACAGaaccaattaaattttttttttaaaactaattcaTTAACATTAGAATTGATCATTAGGGACAGGTATTTAATCTGAATGTCTATGAATTCATCATTCAATTATTGTTGTAGGCTGTGATATTGTATATTCTTTAtaaatttaaaagtttgtagtaacattatatatatatttatagataATTGACAGGCTGTTTGACACAATGAATGGACGCCATCCTCGTGCTAAAGGATTCAAAGCTCCATTGGGTGCTTGGAATTGGATGCAGAGGAAAGCATTTCTGTCAAGAAGCAGGGAGTACTTGCTCACTTTAGTGACAAAAGGCGGAACACCCCTTCACCAATCAAAGAGGTCTATTAAAATAATGCATGAGTAGTTCTTGAATTCAGTTTGGCGATGCTCAGTTCCTTTATCCATCGAGTTTCTAAGATGGCCTGTTCACTGCATGAAGTTCATATGATGTGAATGTTTGTATTCAGTCAAACACActgttcagttttgtttgtcaTAATTGTCTTGTCTTTAGCGTCGTGTTTCAGGTCCCAGGTTTTTCTAAAAGGTATGTATTACACAACAGAAAGTTTTTCACAGGTGTCAGAAAGATGGTATgtacagtttatttatatgattgtgtttaaatgtgGTCCTGTAAATAGTATGTGGTGGTGATCAGTGGGGCCGTTGGCACAGAACGGCAGCCATGCTTCTGTCAGACTGACCACCTTGCGGTATGGAGAGGGTAAAACTAACGTAATTGTAAAGTGTATTAATTAGAGTGTTgagaaaaatgtattatactttaTATGATATTCAGTtcaatcaaatgttttatttttgcaatattgtAAGTTCTTCTGTTTCTATTGTCCTGTATTCAGTGTATTTCAGGTGCCAAGTTCTTCTAAAAGGTATGTATAGTATTACACAATATAAACTACAGGTAAGTTTCAAACTGTTATGTATTACATCAGTTGTTGTTCCAGTTCTTCCAGTTCCactcttgcatttttttttatttattcaagggTTGGGGTGTCCTATGTTGCCAtgatcagagtaaaaaaaacgttttgccTTTCTCAGGTATTTGTCTGTCATTGGCTTTGTCATCAACAACTACACATTGATGCTAATGGTTcctgaactgctccaaattcaGCAGTACGTCCTCACATACCGGTTCAGCCAAGATCATTTGGAGCTCCTATTTAATTCAGTCAGAGCATCAGGTAAGGTTGATGTTAACTGAATAGaataaatattcttaaaatgggCTAAACGTacagtgaatgttttttttttctggaaatgcaTGTAAGAAACCTAGAATTGGTATTAGGTGACCATGTCACAATGATTAATATCTGGGACAACAGTAAATTAGAAGATGTCTGTGAAACTCAAAGCAGAAAGAAGAACGTGCACTATGCCTTTAATGGATATCTTTGTGTCTATGTCTGATGAATTGTGCATGTATTGTGTGTCTGTTTTCCATACAAGGTGGCTGGAATAACAATCCCTCTGCAAGCCAGTTCCAGTCCATCTTCCGCCGTCTGATGGTTCGGTGTGGTGTCTCACCTAGTGACACAGGAAATGTGGCACCCCAAGATAACACTGTGTCCCTGTCTGCTGTGGAGATGTCCTCTGCTGAAACTACTGAGGATCACCCCTCTCCATTTGTCAACATTTTGGCTGTTGTGTGTGACCACAGCTATCTTCCAACTAAGTTTAGTGGTCTAGTGGAAAATGCTCTGGTCTACATAGCAGGATTTGTAGTCCGCCAGATTCTGCGACAACTAGGCTGTGATGTGTGTCGGGCAAGTTTGATCAGAGAAGCTGTACCCTCATCAGTTGATGAGAGCTACCACCTGCTTACTCTGAAAAACAATGGTGGCCTAGTGATTCCCTCACAAGGAACAGTGAAAGTGCTGAGGGCTGCAG comes from Fundulus heteroclitus isolate FHET01 unplaced genomic scaffold, MU-UCD_Fhet_4.1 scaffold_85, whole genome shotgun sequence and encodes:
- the LOC118562280 gene encoding E3 ubiquitin/ISG15 ligase TRIM25-like, with translation MEQNQLDRETLSCSICLDLLKDPVTIPCGHSYCMKCIKNFWDEEDHKGIHSCPQCRETFTPRPVLKKNTMLAALVEQLKKTGLQAAPADLCYAGPEDVACDFCSGRKLKAIKSCLVCLASFCEKHLQPHYDSAAFKKHKLVEPSKNLQENICSRHDEVMKMFCRTDQKCICYLCSVDEHKGHDTVSAAAERTERQRELEVRRENIQQRIQDREKDVKLLQQELEAIKHSADKTVEDSEKIFTQLIRLIQKRSSDVKQQIRSQQETEGSRVKELQEKLEQEITELKRKDAELKQLSDTEDHNQFLHNYPSLSALSESTHSSSIKIRPLSYFEDVTAAVSELRDQLQDILRDAWTNISLRLTEVDVSLSEPEPKSRAGFLRYSCEITLDPNTANSDLLLSEGNRKVTLMKQPQSYSSHPDRFTGYPQVLSRESLTGRCYWEVERRGRVYVAVAYKNISRAGGGNECRFGRNDKSWALDCYQGGYIFGHNNIWTSISGPGSSRVGVYLDHRAGILSFYSVSETMTLLHRVQTTFTQPLHAGVYVYPRGSAEFCKPK